In Leopardus geoffroyi isolate Oge1 chromosome D1, O.geoffroyi_Oge1_pat1.0, whole genome shotgun sequence, a single window of DNA contains:
- the TRIM77 gene encoding tripartite motif-containing protein 77 — protein MDSTFVRYAPSLLICSICKDYFTDPVTINCGHSFCTPCLCLLWEDAQHPTRCPVCRAVSPRMDFKSIISAEGQARAKKESVAKKLPRSARQVCWIHQAPKNIFCPTDKSLLCLQCSHSPGHTTHIHCPVSQVAEHCREKLLMQMKSIWKNRQRNQRNINKEYNLLRVWQGFVNLRMVMIKAEYPKVYQYLHKEKQKHLESLAIEGKIIFHRLRRNVARMLQMGKLLKRIYEELKEMCLKADVHLLQDLGDIMKRSQLVQAHLPQPVDPQLSEWTITGMSERLNNFRVYITFDDKIRNYRVPLFEDLRRLQCCPDHQDLPHSPASPQYKPSWAAQTFTSGKYYWEVDVGNSQNWIIGLCRESWTKRHDMLLNSEGIFLLLCVNVDDHCRLFSASPPLRHYIPRPQGLVGVFLDYEFGIVSFVNVAKSSLICNFLSCSFSFPLRPFICYGPK, from the exons ATGGATTCTACTTTTGTGCGCTACGCCCCCAGTCTGCTTATCTGTTCCATCTGCAAGGACTATTTCACAGACCCTGTCACCATTAACTGTGGACACAGCTTTTGTACTCCGTGTCTCTGCCTCCTGTGGGAAGATGCACAGCATCCTACCCGCTGCCCTGTATGCAGGGCAGTATCTCCACGCATGGACTTCAAAAGCATTATTTCTGCTGAGGGACAAGCTCGTGCTAAAAAAGAATCAGTTGCCAAGAAGTTACCGAGGTCTGCCAGGCAGGTGTGTTGGATACACCAAGCACCGAAGAATATCTTCTGTCCAACTGACAAGAGCCTGCTGTGTTTGCAATGCTCTCATTCGCCAGGGCATACCACTCACATACACTGTCCAGTTTCACAGGTTGCTGAGCACTGCAGG GAGAAACTTCTGATGCAAATGAAATCTATTTGGAAAAACAGGcagagaaatcagagaaatataaacaaagagtACAACTTACTTAGAGTATGGCAG GGTTTTGTAAATCTAAGGATGGTGATGATCAAGGCTGAATATCCTAAGGTGTACCAATACCtccacaaagaaaagcaaaaacatttagaGAGCCTGGCAATTGAAGGCAAGATAATTTTTCATCGACTCCGGAGAAATGTAGCTAGAATGCTTCAAATGGGGAAACTCCTGAAAAGAATCTATGAGGAGCTGAAGGAAATGTGCCTCAAAGCAGATGTGCACCTGCTCCAG GATTTGGGAGACATCATGAAAAG GAGTCAGTTAGTGCAGGCACACCTGCCTCAGCCTGTGGACCCACAGCTCAGTGAGTGGACAATCACCGGGATGTCTGAAAGGCTTAACAACTTCCGAG tGTATATTACATTTGATGATAAGATAAGGAATTACCGTGTGCCTCTGTTTGAAGACCTGAGACGTTTGCAGTGCTGTCCCGACCATCAAGACCTGCCCCACAGTCCAGCGAGTCCACAGTATAAGCCTTCCTGGGCAGCTCAGACCTTCACCTCTGGCAAATATTACTGGGAGGTGGATGTGGGAAACTCTCAGAATTGGATTATAGGACTTTGCAGGGAATCCTGGACAAAACGCCATGACATGCTGCTCAACTCTGAGGGTATCTTTCTACTTCTGTGTGTCAACGTGGATGATCATTGCCgtctcttctctgcttccccGCCACTGCGCCACTACATTCCAAGACCCCAGGGCTTGGTAGGGGTGTTTTTAGATTATGAATTTGGTATAGTAAGCTTTGTTAATGTTGCCAAAAGTTCCCTCATTTGTAATTTCCTTTcctgttccttctccttccctctcagacCTTTCATTTGCTATGGACCCAAATGA